One region of Salinibacterium sp. TMP30 genomic DNA includes:
- a CDS encoding HAD family hydrolase — translation MSITVALFDLDDTLLAHRAAVDSGIRNYRRVLGSAFADGPTDFTESVRWTALEEFHYHRYLSGEVNFEGQRQARARGFVEPYGVTLTDTEATRWFDTYFESYRAAWRLHDDALACLDTLHARSPAVRIGIITNGEPEFQTAKITAVDLADRVNHVVASGAFGHTKPDPRIFHHACELFGVDPADAIYVGDRLTTDALGAANAGLTGVWLDRERSATTAQLDEARGAGVTVIQSLDELEAILD, via the coding sequence ATGAGCATCACCGTTGCACTGTTTGACCTCGACGATACCCTCCTCGCACATCGTGCAGCAGTCGACTCAGGGATTCGCAACTACCGTCGCGTGCTCGGCTCTGCCTTCGCTGACGGCCCCACCGATTTCACCGAAAGCGTGCGCTGGACCGCACTTGAGGAGTTTCACTACCACCGCTACCTCAGCGGAGAAGTGAACTTCGAAGGGCAACGACAAGCCCGTGCCCGAGGTTTTGTTGAACCCTACGGCGTGACTCTCACAGATACCGAAGCCACTCGCTGGTTTGACACCTATTTCGAGAGCTACCGCGCAGCCTGGCGCCTCCACGACGATGCCCTCGCGTGCCTTGACACACTGCATGCTCGGTCCCCCGCTGTTCGCATCGGGATCATCACGAATGGCGAACCCGAATTTCAGACCGCCAAGATCACCGCCGTCGACCTCGCCGACCGCGTCAACCATGTGGTCGCTAGCGGCGCATTCGGTCACACCAAACCCGATCCCCGAATCTTTCACCACGCCTGCGAACTCTTTGGCGTCGACCCAGCAGACGCAATCTACGTCGGCGACCGCTTAACGACGGATGCGCTGGGCGCCGCAAACGCTGGCCTCACCGGGGTGTGGCTCGACCGCGAGCGCAGCGCAACCACCGCCCAACTCGACGAAGCTCGCGGTGCTGGCGTGACCGTCATCCAGTCGCTTGATGAACTTGAGGCAATTCTCGACTGA
- a CDS encoding YihY/virulence factor BrkB family protein → MQLAQRLKPAIDRVMGLRPVRVFLHYADKLGLVLAFGLSYQAIFAVFAALWVAFAVAGLVVQGDPALLNAVYNFISTNVPGLIGDGSGNGAITRETLADSQVLGITGVIAAVGLAFTALGWIASGRSAIRSMFGLDNSETNFLVLKLKDAGLAIGFGLAVIASAALSVGSTAALNWVLDLVSINEDSLAARTATQIVAVIIVFVLDAATLGVFYRVISGIKIPFKLLAQGTIIAAIALGALKFGGSFLLDGATRNPLLASFAVIIGLLIWFNLICQIILIGAAWIAVSADDADVEISGDKRDPDAPRAVKEQEPADGADTGEQRATDRERESENSDDDANGNGFMRAFKRLFTRTNKK, encoded by the coding sequence ATGCAGCTTGCTCAACGACTGAAACCAGCCATCGATCGGGTGATGGGGCTTCGCCCGGTGCGAGTGTTTCTGCACTATGCCGACAAGCTCGGCCTAGTGCTAGCTTTTGGGCTCTCGTACCAGGCCATCTTTGCCGTATTCGCTGCGCTCTGGGTCGCCTTCGCCGTTGCCGGACTCGTAGTGCAGGGCGATCCAGCATTGCTCAATGCCGTCTACAACTTCATCTCAACGAACGTTCCGGGACTGATCGGTGACGGAAGCGGCAACGGTGCGATCACACGCGAAACTCTTGCAGACTCACAGGTGTTGGGCATCACCGGTGTGATCGCCGCAGTCGGTTTGGCTTTCACTGCGCTGGGCTGGATCGCCTCTGGTCGCAGTGCTATCCGTTCGATGTTCGGGCTCGATAATTCAGAAACCAACTTTCTGGTGCTGAAACTGAAAGATGCCGGACTTGCTATTGGCTTCGGGCTCGCCGTGATTGCGTCAGCAGCACTCTCGGTGGGAAGCACTGCTGCCCTCAACTGGGTGCTCGACCTCGTTTCCATCAACGAAGATTCTCTAGCTGCGCGAACGGCAACCCAAATTGTTGCGGTGATCATTGTGTTCGTTCTCGACGCCGCAACTCTTGGGGTGTTCTACCGGGTGATCTCGGGAATCAAGATTCCGTTTAAGCTGCTCGCGCAGGGAACCATCATCGCCGCAATCGCACTCGGCGCCCTTAAGTTCGGCGGAAGCTTCCTGCTCGACGGGGCAACCCGCAACCCACTACTCGCGTCATTTGCGGTGATTATCGGTCTACTCATTTGGTTCAACCTGATCTGCCAGATCATCCTGATCGGCGCAGCGTGGATTGCAGTTTCCGCCGACGACGCCGATGTCGAGATCAGCGGTGATAAGCGCGACCCGGATGCTCCGCGTGCAGTTAAGGAACAGGAACCCGCTGACGGGGCCGACACTGGTGAACAACGCGCGACCGATCGTGAGCGTGAGAGCGAGAATTCCGACGACGATGCCAATGGCAACGGGTTCATGCGCGCGTTCAAGCGCCTGTTCACGCGCACGAATAAGAAGTAG
- a CDS encoding GNAT family N-acetyltransferase: MQIFTLTSERLTLDALTAADIELMTAHCQDPIFEHTLTIPWPYAKSDAEFFINNLVPQWWDDDDEYTWAIRKTGTTELLGVIGFRVYNDTIGYWMGAPFRGKGFMKEAAAEVTRWVFSTGRPEVRWEALVGNEASAAIAKSLGFVYTGVEPSSSEYRGGTHPPAWWATLTAPGENPSYEAESGEPWPI; encoded by the coding sequence ATGCAGATTTTTACTCTCACCAGCGAACGACTCACTCTCGACGCCCTCACCGCCGCCGACATTGAGCTGATGACCGCCCACTGTCAGGACCCCATTTTTGAGCACACGCTGACGATCCCGTGGCCATACGCAAAGTCAGATGCCGAGTTCTTCATCAACAATCTGGTGCCGCAGTGGTGGGACGACGATGACGAATATACGTGGGCGATCCGCAAAACCGGCACGACCGAGCTGCTCGGCGTGATCGGCTTTCGCGTCTACAACGACACCATCGGCTACTGGATGGGTGCACCCTTCCGCGGCAAAGGCTTCATGAAAGAGGCCGCTGCTGAGGTCACGCGCTGGGTCTTCTCCACTGGCCGCCCCGAAGTGCGCTGGGAAGCACTCGTCGGTAATGAGGCGTCCGCCGCCATCGCCAAAAGCCTCGGCTTCGTCTACACCGGCGTCGAACCCTCGTCGAGCGAGTACCGCGGTGGTACTCATCCGCCTGCCTGGTGGGCGACCCTCACCGCGCCCGGCGAGAACCCCAGCTATGAGGCCGAATCTGGTGAGCCGTGGCCCATCTAG
- a CDS encoding flavodoxin family protein, with protein sequence MTTLKALYINTTLKRSPELSNTGGLIDRSRHVMESAGVSTQVIRAVDHNIAPGVYPDMREHGWDDDAWPELWPLVKDADILIVAGPIWLGDQSSESRKIIERLYAHSGQTNDKGQYVFYGKVGGALVTGNEDGVKHVASNILYSLQHVGYTIAPQADAGWIGEAGPGPSYLDEGSGGPENDFTNRNTTFMAHNLIHLATMLNANGGIPAEGNVPAEWKDGKRFGFDQNPEYR encoded by the coding sequence ATGACGACACTAAAGGCGCTCTACATCAATACAACGCTCAAGCGTTCGCCTGAGCTCAGCAACACTGGCGGGCTTATCGACCGCAGCCGCCACGTAATGGAAAGCGCCGGAGTTTCCACGCAGGTTATTCGCGCGGTCGACCACAACATCGCTCCCGGCGTGTACCCCGATATGCGTGAGCATGGGTGGGACGATGATGCCTGGCCCGAGCTCTGGCCACTCGTCAAAGATGCCGATATCCTCATCGTGGCCGGGCCAATCTGGCTCGGCGATCAATCTTCTGAATCACGAAAAATCATCGAGCGTCTTTACGCCCACAGCGGCCAGACCAACGACAAAGGCCAATACGTGTTCTACGGAAAGGTCGGCGGGGCGCTCGTCACCGGAAATGAGGACGGCGTGAAGCACGTCGCATCCAACATTCTGTACAGTCTGCAGCATGTCGGTTACACGATTGCACCGCAGGCCGATGCTGGCTGGATCGGTGAAGCTGGGCCGGGGCCCAGCTACCTCGACGAGGGTTCAGGTGGCCCGGAGAATGACTTCACCAACCGCAACACGACATTCATGGCGCACAATCTCATCCACTTGGCCACCATGCTGAACGCCAATGGCGGGATCCCTGCCGAAGGCAACGTGCCCGCCGAATGGAAAGATGGCAAACGTTTCGGGTTCGATCAGAACCCTGAGTACCGCTAG
- a CDS encoding exodeoxyribonuclease III has product MATRLRIASVNVNGVRAAYRKGMGEWLDARDIDILALQEVRAADADVEGLLGDGWNILHDAATAKGRAGVALASRKGSSASAPLAHRVALGADDFDSAGRWLEADFDVDGTTVTVVSTYVHSGVVDTPKQVEKYKFLEAMLVRLPELAAHSDHALIVGDLNVGHRELDIKNWRGNRKKAGFLFEERAYFDRIFGAAGETIECVDGTTGPGLGWADVGRQFAGEIDGPYTWWSQRGQAFDTDTGWRIDYHVATPGLAAAVADYHIDKAGAWDERWSDHAPVVVDYSI; this is encoded by the coding sequence ATGGCAACACGTCTTCGCATCGCATCCGTCAACGTCAATGGTGTCCGCGCCGCCTACCGCAAAGGCATGGGCGAGTGGTTGGATGCCCGTGACATCGACATTCTCGCGCTGCAAGAGGTGCGCGCCGCCGACGCAGACGTCGAAGGGCTGCTGGGCGATGGCTGGAACATCCTGCATGATGCCGCGACCGCGAAGGGCCGCGCGGGGGTCGCGCTGGCTTCGCGCAAGGGGTCTTCGGCATCCGCTCCTCTGGCTCACCGGGTTGCGCTCGGTGCCGATGATTTCGACAGTGCTGGGCGGTGGCTCGAAGCCGACTTCGATGTTGACGGCACGACCGTCACCGTCGTGAGCACCTACGTGCACTCTGGCGTTGTTGACACTCCTAAGCAGGTCGAGAAGTACAAGTTCTTAGAGGCCATGCTCGTGCGCCTGCCCGAACTTGCCGCCCACAGCGACCACGCCCTCATCGTCGGTGACCTGAACGTTGGCCATCGCGAACTCGATATCAAGAACTGGCGTGGCAACCGCAAAAAGGCTGGCTTCCTGTTCGAAGAGCGTGCGTACTTCGATCGCATCTTTGGAGCGGCCGGCGAGACCATCGAATGCGTTGACGGCACGACCGGCCCCGGTCTTGGCTGGGCGGATGTCGGCCGCCAGTTCGCTGGCGAAATCGACGGCCCGTACACCTGGTGGTCGCAGCGCGGTCAAGCTTTTGACACTGACACCGGCTGGCGCATCGACTACCACGTCGCCACCCCCGGCCTTGCCGCTGCCGTTGCGGATTACCACATCGACAAAGCGGGAGCCTGGGATGAGCGTTGGAGCGATCACGCCCCGGTCGTTGTCGACTATTCCATCTGA
- the trpS gene encoding tryptophan--tRNA ligase — translation MSTTPRLFSGMQPSADSLHVGNYVGALMQWRQMQQNYDAVFCVVDLHAITVPQEPGLLRQQTRRTAAQYIAGGIDPEHSVLFVQSQVPAHAELAWVLNTITGFGEASRMTQFKDKSAKQGNDAASVGLFTYPVLMAADILLYDTAVVPVGEDQRQHIELTRDLAARFNSRFGDTFVIPEPQIQKATAKIYDLQNPESKMSKSAATDAGVLWLLDEPSKTAKKIKSAVTDADREIRFDTAAKPGISNLLTLHSTFSGTSIADLEAQFEGKGYGDLKKEVAEVVTEEFAPVRARTLELLDDPAELDRMLSKNAERASEMAEATLARAYDRIGFLPRVR, via the coding sequence ATGAGCACCACTCCTCGCCTGTTTTCAGGCATGCAGCCGTCTGCCGACTCGCTCCACGTGGGCAACTACGTTGGCGCACTCATGCAGTGGCGCCAAATGCAGCAAAACTACGACGCTGTTTTCTGTGTCGTTGACCTGCACGCCATCACCGTGCCGCAAGAACCCGGACTGCTGCGCCAACAAACCCGTCGCACCGCGGCCCAGTACATTGCTGGCGGCATCGACCCTGAACACTCTGTGCTCTTCGTGCAGTCGCAGGTGCCCGCCCACGCCGAACTCGCCTGGGTGCTGAACACCATCACCGGGTTCGGTGAGGCATCGCGCATGACCCAGTTCAAAGACAAGTCTGCCAAGCAGGGCAACGACGCCGCCTCTGTTGGCCTCTTCACTTATCCCGTGCTGATGGCTGCCGACATCCTGCTCTATGACACCGCGGTTGTGCCGGTCGGTGAAGATCAGCGTCAGCACATCGAGCTCACGCGCGACCTTGCCGCCCGTTTCAACTCCCGCTTCGGTGACACTTTCGTGATTCCCGAACCCCAAATTCAGAAGGCCACCGCCAAAATTTACGACCTGCAGAACCCCGAATCGAAGATGAGCAAGTCGGCGGCGACGGATGCGGGAGTGCTGTGGTTGCTCGACGAACCCTCTAAGACGGCAAAGAAAATCAAATCTGCTGTAACGGATGCCGACCGCGAGATTCGTTTCGATACGGCAGCAAAGCCGGGCATCTCGAATCTGCTCACGCTGCACTCCACGTTCAGCGGGACATCCATTGCCGACCTTGAAGCGCAATTCGAGGGCAAAGGATACGGAGACCTCAAAAAAGAGGTAGCCGAGGTTGTGACCGAAGAGTTCGCCCCCGTGCGCGCCCGTACGCTCGAACTGCTCGATGACCCCGCTGAACTCGACCGCATGCTGAGCAAGAACGCTGAACGCGCCAGTGAGATGGCCGAAGCCACTCTCGCTCGCGCCTACGACCGAATCGGCTTCCTGCCGCGGGTGCGCTGA
- the ptsP gene encoding phosphoenolpyruvate--protein phosphotransferase: MELQGVGVGRSVAIGKVVRMPDPLPEPKDAHHSGDVAAEKEAAASALTFVAADLRGRAQTADAEANEVLSATALMAEDPSVLESVNEIIDAGKTAERAVFEAFGQFKEMLISLGGMMAERATDLSDVSQRVVAHLRGVAVPGVPQREEPFVLVADDLAPADTALLELDKVLALVTRRGGPTSHTAILARSKAIPAIMGVAEALDLADDTLVIVDAGAGTVTTDPSDKQQAAAEARIAELAAAANVPITDGALADGTLIPLLANLGTPSEAAQAVELGAEGVGLFRTELMFLDATTAPTVEEQTAEYTEMLKHFPGKKVVVRALDAGADKPLSFMAMGEEVNPALGQRGLRSLRVNENILRDQLTALVNAQNATEADLWVMAPMVSDAEETDYFVALGRELGLNTVGVMAEVPSLAVLADQVAERSDFVSIGSNDLTQYTLAADRMLGTLAKFQDPWHPAVLRLVKMLGDAGAAAGKPVGVCGEAAADPQLAVVLVGLGVTSLSMTPQALADVRAELKTVTLEQAKARAAAAINATTGPTAREAAAHAG, encoded by the coding sequence ATGGAACTTCAGGGTGTTGGGGTTGGACGATCAGTTGCCATTGGGAAGGTCGTGCGCATGCCCGATCCACTTCCTGAACCGAAAGATGCGCACCACTCTGGCGACGTCGCTGCAGAGAAAGAGGCCGCAGCGTCAGCTCTAACATTTGTGGCTGCCGATCTTCGCGGGCGGGCGCAGACGGCGGATGCCGAAGCCAACGAGGTGCTGTCAGCCACAGCCCTCATGGCTGAAGACCCCTCCGTTCTTGAGAGCGTCAACGAAATTATTGATGCCGGCAAGACCGCGGAGCGCGCCGTCTTCGAGGCGTTCGGTCAATTCAAGGAGATGTTGATTTCCCTTGGCGGAATGATGGCCGAGCGTGCCACCGACCTCAGTGATGTCAGTCAGCGCGTTGTTGCTCACCTTCGTGGTGTTGCTGTCCCCGGCGTACCGCAGCGCGAGGAACCATTCGTTCTCGTTGCCGATGACCTCGCCCCCGCAGACACTGCTTTGCTCGAGCTCGACAAGGTGCTTGCGCTCGTCACCCGCCGGGGCGGCCCGACGAGCCACACCGCTATTCTTGCGCGCTCGAAGGCGATCCCGGCAATCATGGGCGTTGCGGAAGCTCTCGACCTCGCCGACGACACCCTGGTGATTGTGGATGCCGGTGCCGGAACGGTCACAACCGATCCCTCTGACAAGCAGCAAGCCGCCGCAGAAGCTCGCATCGCGGAACTTGCGGCCGCAGCCAACGTCCCCATCACCGATGGTGCGCTCGCCGATGGCACTCTCATTCCATTGCTCGCTAACCTCGGCACACCCTCAGAGGCAGCCCAGGCTGTTGAGTTGGGTGCGGAAGGTGTCGGACTGTTCCGCACCGAACTGATGTTCCTCGACGCCACAACAGCACCGACGGTCGAGGAGCAGACCGCCGAATACACGGAGATGCTCAAACACTTCCCGGGCAAGAAGGTTGTTGTTCGTGCTCTCGATGCCGGCGCAGACAAGCCGCTGAGCTTCATGGCTATGGGCGAAGAGGTCAACCCCGCCCTCGGCCAGCGTGGGCTGCGCTCACTGCGCGTCAACGAAAATATCCTTCGCGATCAACTCACCGCTCTCGTCAACGCCCAAAATGCGACCGAGGCCGACCTCTGGGTGATGGCTCCGATGGTGTCAGATGCTGAAGAGACTGACTACTTCGTTGCCCTCGGCCGCGAACTTGGCCTCAACACCGTCGGGGTTATGGCAGAGGTTCCTTCCCTCGCAGTCCTCGCCGATCAGGTCGCCGAGCGCAGTGACTTCGTCTCCATCGGATCAAACGACCTCACCCAGTACACTCTCGCAGCGGACCGCATGCTCGGCACCTTGGCCAAGTTTCAGGACCCGTGGCATCCCGCGGTCCTCCGTCTCGTGAAGATGCTCGGTGATGCTGGTGCTGCTGCGGGCAAGCCTGTCGGCGTCTGCGGTGAAGCCGCGGCTGACCCCCAGCTGGCCGTTGTGCTGGTCGGCTTGGGCGTTACTAGCCTCTCAATGACGCCTCAGGCGCTCGCCGATGTGCGTGCCGAGCTCAAGACAGTAACCCTCGAGCAGGCCAAAGCGCGAGCAGCAGCGGCCATCAACGCGACCACGGGTCCCACAGCCCGCGAAGCGGCCGCCCACGCTGGCTAG
- a CDS encoding succinate dehydrogenase iron-sulfur subunit, translated as MSTAVADKKPAVPEVIPTFTVTLIIRRFDPEVDEEPRWEDFDVEVHATDRVLDALHKIKWEMDGSLTFRRSCAHGVCGSDAMRINGRNRLACKTLIKDLDITKPIYVEAIKGLPLEKDLIVDMEPFFDSYKEINPFLMAGATKGGKERKQSPVERARFDDTTKCILCAACTSSCPVFWTDGQYFGPAAIVNAHRFIFDSRDEGSQVRLDILNDKEGVWRCRTTFNCTDACPRGIQVTQAIAEVKQAIIKGHA; from the coding sequence ATGAGCACTGCCGTCGCTGACAAGAAGCCTGCCGTACCAGAGGTCATCCCGACCTTCACGGTAACGCTGATCATCCGCCGTTTCGACCCTGAGGTCGACGAGGAGCCGCGCTGGGAAGATTTTGACGTAGAGGTCCACGCGACCGACCGCGTTCTCGATGCCCTGCACAAGATCAAGTGGGAGATGGATGGGTCTCTGACCTTCCGTCGCTCGTGCGCCCACGGAGTCTGCGGTTCGGATGCAATGCGCATCAACGGCCGCAACCGCCTGGCCTGCAAGACGCTGATCAAGGACCTCGACATCACCAAGCCGATCTACGTTGAAGCCATCAAGGGCCTCCCCTTGGAGAAGGACTTGATCGTAGACATGGAACCGTTCTTCGACTCCTACAAGGAGATCAACCCGTTCCTGATGGCTGGCGCCACCAAGGGCGGCAAGGAGCGCAAGCAGAGCCCCGTTGAGCGCGCACGCTTCGATGACACCACCAAGTGCATCCTGTGCGCCGCGTGCACATCGAGCTGCCCCGTGTTCTGGACCGATGGACAGTACTTTGGCCCAGCCGCAATCGTCAACGCACACCGCTTCATCTTCGACTCGCGCGACGAAGGATCACAGGTTCGCCTCGACATCCTCAACGACAAAGAGGGCGTGTGGCGTTGCCGCACAACCTTCAACTGTACCGATGCCTGCCCTCGTGGCATCCAGGTCACGCAGGCAATTGCCGAAGTGAAGCAGGCAATCATTAAGGGACACGCGTAA